A stretch of DNA from Bactrocera neohumeralis isolate Rockhampton chromosome 6, APGP_CSIRO_Bneo_wtdbg2-racon-allhic-juicebox.fasta_v2, whole genome shotgun sequence:
TAAGGGTTTCAATCAATTTTCGCTTTTCCTCACAGCAATGTTTCTCGCGTCCCATAAAGGATCGAAATTTATTTAACGCAATTCTACTCCTATTTCATTGCTCGCAGCTGTTTGTACCGACATGCATACGAGCCTTTCGACGCATACTCGTAAGAGCACCGTTAAAATTAAGTTACGCGAGACAGCTTTTGAACGCATGCTGCGATATGTCAGTTGTACTGACTAAAAGAACTTAATTCACTTGAGTTGCTCAGACGTATggatatgtacatgtgtatgaaCAAATGTGCTGACAGGAAACTATTTGTGGCGTAGACTGCCTACAACCATCCTGCCCAGCTGCTAACAGAAGTTTCTGCGCGGAATAACAACTTCTCATTAATTTTTCTGATCTGCAAATTGTCCTTGCCGTGTTGTTGTTGAGTTTCGTTTAATTCCATTTATTGGTATTCTGGAATTATCATCGATGTTGTTCTTTCTTTGGTAAATTTGTGGGGTCAATAGTTcactgtaaaaatttaaatcgatCTGTAAGTTTATATTATAGTTAAAGGAgtggatgtacatacatacgtgcaacATACAATATCAGTTTCAGAGTTATTGCCTTGAAATATTGACAGTcgaacatacttacatacatatatgcatgtaagtaCAACTggggatacatacatacatataatggaCACACATGTCCATATGTATAAAttgcatatttacaaaaaatcgcTGTTGAGGTATAGAATAAAAccgtaaaatatttcaaaacatttttggtacGAGTACTGAAATTCATACTAAGTGCAATATAGCAGATCTGGCAAGCAGATTTAAAAAGCAACAGTGCTGATTAGCATTTGTGAGAAGTTTCTCTTGCCACACTGCACTCTTATGGTAATATAAGATGAtccacttttttttaagaaaaaacacagaaactttaaacttaatggggaatgtttactattattcgaaagaacattctttggtatatattttttggagatcatctctttcaaatattggtcgcggctacgtctcagatggttcatctaTTGgatccaatttttgatgactcgttcgagcatttcgactcgtaactggcgaatgacacgcgttatgttttgctccaaggccggaatcgaagtgggattgtccacatagactttagactttacatatcccaacAGGAACAAAtcctaacggtgtgatatcacacgatcttggttgACAATCGAACGacctaaaacgtgaaattatctgcacaccgaactgttctctcaataaatccactgattgatgcgctgtgtggaaagtggcgtcgtctagttgaaaccaaatgtcgccgagatcacaagcttcaattccaggcatcaaatagtcggttatcatggcgcgataacgatcgccattgacggttacattctcaccggcataatttaatttaatttaaagaaatttggaCCAATGAATCCACcggaccaaaaaccacaccaaaccgtacAACTGGATGAAATGGGAtgtcttgaatttcttcaggttgctcttcatcccaaatgcggcaattttgcttgtttacatacccattaagccagaaatcatagctaaacaaaattttgctcgaaaacctaagatcttcttggaacttcaAAAACCATAGAGTGCAGCGATGAAGACTTGAAGAGTTATGTTCCgcttttgaaaacttttaatctTGTAATGGCATTATTTTGTTTGACAAAGACTTGTTATCAAAAATTCCCAACAATTTTGTGAGCTGTACTACTCCTAAAATTTGAAATCTAAACTACCATACGGCGAAAACGTACCAGTAGGAGAGGTGGGATAGGGCCTAACCGGGCCGGCAACTGTGATCAATATACCAAGATAAGGTGGTAAGCGAATCATCGCTTACAAAGAGGGCATGTAGGTTATCACTGCAAAATCATTTTGTCCCATAATTCTGATCAAAACATTTTGtagcattttaaatttatttattatatttatttatagtaagATTTTtaccaaagtttttttttctaactaaAAAGTGTCAAAATTGCAAtaggcttaaaaaaaattatcgtccAAATAAAAGCTTCTGAAATTCTCTTCGATATTGTGTATATGGCGATTACCACGAATACTTGTGCTCGTGCTTGTATATGACAAGCTAAGTtccggtgcaaccgaacatgttatactcttgcaacttgcaagaattaaagccagggGAAATACCTTAAGTCAAATAGatgatcggaatccaagcaattttatacaaggtctgtcgcaaaaaaacagaactttttaaatataactgtttctggtggcgccacctattggtgggtatatgaaataaaaagtttgatcccttgttgacatttcgtaaaagttttaagacaattggataactacaatcgatgttatcgatcaaaaagtgacagcagcttttggtcatcggtcgtaaaatgcaaagagcaaatataaaattttgttttaaacttgggaaaacgtttactgaaacatttcaaatgatgaaaaaagtttatggtgatcagtgcctatcccgtagtaatgtgcatgagtggtttaagcgattccaagaaggtcatgaggacctctgtgacgatcagaagtcggtcgtcttcagaagtcaaaaataaagacaatgctggtttgtttttacgattccgagggtattgtacaccgagagttcgtcccacctggccaaacgattaatgctgtgttttaccttggtgttatgaagcgtcttttgtcacgcattcgtcgtgctcgaccacaataccgtgaggcagggtcctggcgcttgttgcacgataatgcaccgtgtcatcggccgacgcttgtcactgattttttgacaaaaaactccatattaaccgtTAATCACTCACCCAaatcacctgatctggcaccctgtaatttttacctatttggaaaacttcatttgcccatgaaagggcACTGGTtacaggacatttcagctatccaaaaggcgacgaccgatattctcaagagcattccgaaaatggccataaacactcatttgaaatgctaattgatcggacgctgtatcgaagcacaagaaaactactttgaataaaaaaatataacttttgaaaaatattaattttttgttgtttttttttaacagtcctgtttcttttgtgacagaccttgtatataaatatactatatataacttatcATATTCGAAATAAGGTtagttagaaaaacgaaaatctttatatcgTCAGCTAAAATAACGTAtgattaaaaaattcgaaaatgagtgttttattgcttacgattcactacttcatattaaatacaagtatgtatgtacatgagttCTACTATTAGATATAACCCAgttttaactaatatttaaattttgtttcaatcatGCTCCATTTTATAACGTGCTTCATTTTTTCCCCtctgaattttcgaaaatgttacgATATGTAGTATAAGAGAGTTGTCGATcggattttatctatttataacaatattacAAACTATTcatatgccacatactaataaaatgttacTTGAGATTCAATCAATCATATGGTGTGAAGTCACCCGGATGTTATATGGGGGCCAGGTCACGTTTTCGTCCAATTTTAACCATTTTAGGCAAAAAgttacactgttatgagtaaaatacgctctctcattttcattgaggtaACTCACTTGTTAgccgatatatgcgatataaagtcacctggaggGTCGAAAATCGTTGAGTTAGGCATTTGGGAGCTAAAGGAGGTattaacccgattcaacccatttttgacacacagacataccattgtcagtaaaaaattatacctgaatttcagttatatatatcacacattgaccgatatttgtgGTATAAAATcgactatagatactggggtgcaaatattcggtaccgcggggcttgaacagtttatGTTGGATTTCGACAATTTGTGATCGTAAGGTAGCACAGCcgaaaggcattattcgtgcaaagttttataccgAAATATTAAGTGCTTtctgatttgtatactggaaaggaAAGAGTCAGCTGAATTCTCCTACTTTCGCACTTTGACATTAGAATGTCAGAAAAATCTTacgtaccgaatttggttgaaatcggttcgGCAGGTCCctaagatatgtgattttacctaaaaggGGCGGTGGCAtacccatcgtccaattttgaccccggCTCGCACAAAACCCTCTCATACCGTGTCGGATGTAAAATGTGTCTttggcatatttagttattgatttataataGTTTTTGCAGTACCATCCGATTTCATCCTACACTCTCGGTAGGAACTCTTATAATATAAGCGTTAGGTGAATTTAGAGTATTCTTAATATGTTCTTATATGgattgaatatttgaaaaataactttCGGGTATTTTGCATTtcgatattatttttggttGCTCGGTATTCGAGTGGATCTATGTACAAGGTCTGTTcaaaagtaaacaagacttttgaatctagcgccccctggtagcgccatctatatgtcgactggtgcgttagaatttgctatctttatcgattgtccagtgagaatttcatgacatttcattgattagaagtcatgttattgcgttttaagtgtcattatgtttgtgtaaattttgtattgcgaaaatgaacttcgaacaaagaaccaacattaaattttgttttaaaattgttaaaacttttaccgaaacatttcaattgacgaaacaagtttatggcgatgattgcctatcccgtagcagagtgcaccagtggtttcaacgttttcaaagtggtcatgaGGACATCAATGACGATCAACGTGTGGGCctatcaaaatccgtgatcacggATTTCCTTCGAAACTGTGaatgaattcatcaaaatcatccgaaatcataattgaaattcatggaaatgatattgaacatctccaaaacagcGATttgtcgcattttgaccgaacatctgggcttacgaaaggtgtgtgcacggtttgttccgcacaaattgactgacgaccaaaaattgctcagaatacAACATTCGagaaacgattatttgaccaaaactcacattttaaccattaaccactccacgTATTCagctgatatggcaccgtgcgacttcttccttttcggaaaaatgcatttgcccatgaaaggaaagcgttatgcagacgttgAGACctttcaaaaggcttgcaacGAGCTAAAAGACTcgttcgatatgcttttggaccgtgcaaaaagctgtactgAAGCTGAAGGAgaccattttgaataaaataaattgattttgtcgaaaaaaccatttgttctgtttttttaagtcttgtttactttggaacgcaactTGTACTATATCAGCCATATGCctacataatataaaaatagataCAGTACAAAGTTTATGTCGAAATTCATTTATTTCTCGTGCagaatatgtaagtatataaaacattttgtaaattggcaataaagcaaataaagatCCTTTAAGACCAAACTGGTTACTTACTCTGAACCCTATCATATAATAGGTTTTAGGTGTATtaaatagtatatatacattgtTTGCTTTGcaaaattgtgtaaatattttaaaactaataccatccacatacatgtatgtgtttacgtacacatgtatgtatgcgtacTCGCGCAATGAAGCTAATCTTTTTATGTACATGCagtataaacaattaaaaatattaataataaatgtgaAATATGATAGGAATACATGTAATGCAACATTCGAATGTAACAAGAAACTCATGCTACGAATATATGGAAATGTTAACTCTAGTCAAAAATGATTCAAAAGTTGGTCCTTACGTCCGCGCTGATAAATCTTTTGTAAGTGTGCGTGTCTTACCGTGAGCCTACTTCGATCTAAGACGGTGTGACAGGAAAGAACTGCTCAGGGAAATCGGCAGACTTTGGCCGCGTTTCAGTGCCTCCTCTCGCGGAACCAATTGATGTGTTGTGGGCGTGATGACAGTGTATTTGGTAGTGGGCGCCAAAACTGTATAGTACGAGTGCACTGGCAcgcgcacagtttcgatggtcGTAAGCTTTGGCTGTCGTAAAGCTAAGTCAGATTTTTCTTGTAATTGCGTGAGTCCTTGACCATCGCTCTCGAATGTGTACAATGCGCGCGAGTTCAGTTGTTCGATTGGACTTAACAAATCGCTGAGTTTATAAGTCGTCATTTGTCGATCTGCATTCGACAATTCACCGGCCTCATTTTCGCCGTCGCCATTTTCAATAGCAATATTGTCGCCACtactgccatttctttcgtccTCACTACCTTCACTATCGTCTTGTGTGCTTTGTACGTTGTCCAAGGTTATGAGTCCATTATCATCATCACCATCTGTATTTTCAGTATCTTCTTCTTGATCCTGAGCTGTACCACCAACGCCAATTTCAGCTGTCGCTTCAacattcaaattattattattatcggcATTCGCACTTTCCGATAATATTGCTAAAATTTTACTTCTGGTACTTTCTAATATATTCGCCACCTCTTGTTGCGGCCGTTCAGACTTTTGTTGCCCGTCCAAGCTAAGTTCGCCTAGTTGTACAGCTTCATTTTGTGACGCTAATGCCGCTCTCAATTCCGCCTCCCGGTACGCTTCGAAGTGCGCCTTCTTGGCTTCCTGTACTTCAGGCGTATCTCTTACCGGCAACGGTGCAAACCTATTGGGATTCTTAGGTGCTTTTGGTAAGTTAGTAGCGGCAGCCTTAAAACCCTGATTCCGTCCGGCCTCATACTTCACTGTCTGCAACTTTCCATCTGCATCAACATACGAATAAAATCCGCGCGATGAACCGTCCAGCGAGAGGTACTCAGCCTTAGCAGATTGATCAGCACTGTAACCGTAAGAGTAAAAACCATTTGAATCCTGCTCGTGATATTGCGTGTTAGCCGGTGCGGTGTCCTTTTTGTCTAGCGTTGCACTCTCTAATTTGGCAAGCAATATCTCGTTGGGTGTATAATGTATGGTCGACGCTGTAGTGAGGCTCACCCAAATCAAAGCAAGCATTAACCGCATTTTGAAACAGAAGTTTGAAAGGATGCTTAGCTCGGACGAAATATCCAAATAATCTACAAAATGCGTTGAGACTGTGACCACCTTCCAAAGCTGCGAAACCACTAACTTAAAGTAATTGTGAACCGTTTCATTTATATTGTATAACACCCCTTTGAAGAATCTGTTGCACGCGCCAGCCAACCGCTCGCtatatttttgcaacaatttgTTGCAGTTTGTGGAGTAGACGGTGCGTGGTACTTGTAGTATCTTTTACGAAAAAGTGCGATTGTCACAAGTAGTGACCTCGAAATGCAGCCAATAGACAAGTACCGGCAGCCACCAGTAAACAACAACCACCAACCTGAGATATCAGTTGGCACAGCACTTTGGCGCTCAAGAAGCCCAGCTTGGCGGATTATTTTACAGACCAAATGACATACTGGCATCATGATATTATTTACCCAACCAATCTCTGGTTTGTGTTGAAGCGCACATTCGCCTTATTGTTTATACAATTCGTACCGATGTCTTAATGGTTGTATGTAGACAGATCGATCGCTTCCGATGTTGTAATAACGAACTTCTTATGTTCCTACCAATAAGTTTATTAACGCTTGAAAACCTATTATATAtcaaatttgctaaaaaaaatttattgtaagaTGTAATATGCAGAGTGTCAGCTTTCACTGCGGCATAGTAACTTCCAAAGTCTGAAAGCTGTTATACTAGTTGAAATGTTGCAAAGTCGAcgtaatatttttgcaaatacaaaTCATTCATTACTACGCACAGTGGGTTTGGTGAGATAACTAGTTGAGCTAtgcatttttgcaaaaaagtacccggaaattgtaaataaaatatttaattattcatcagtaTTTATTTTCTCGCCTTGAAAGTAATCCGCAcaaatacacttatgccaacgatttttccagttctcgaatAACTTTTCATGGGCActtttgggatggcctttagCTCGTTCagccaattttgttttatctcttcgatcgactgaaaaagGGTTCCATTccgcatgtcaaactcataaacccatgtctcatcggcagttataatccatgaatgtgggatgtGGGATCGGATTTCGCTGATCAAGCATGTCGAACGGACTCGCGTGatatgtcgagctctcttgccatctctctaacacccGTCTGACgactttcaagcaccatatccttcactttgttaatattttcatcagttaaagAGGACGAAGGTAGTCCAGaatgaggcatgtcttcaacgatctctggACCGCCTTTAAAGGCATTGTACCACTCGTAAGCTTGTGTttgtgataaaactgaatcactgtaAGCATTCGGaacacacgaaatttggttagaggtagaaaattttgaacaaattctttgttcaatatttttatccattgtaaaaatcgaaatCGTATGCACTTCTCAGGTGTACCGACTGAAgaagctgctgtaaacaaactagtTGACATAACatctcatatttggcatagtaattaaggacagtcctaccaacttagcacaatacattgctttaaaatatcatttacccggggaatttcattaaaatttccgGGTGTGGTAGTATTGTTCAATTAACTATTGTTTGTCTCTAATATACAGATATGGGTTTACATACATCAAAATGATCAGGATAATGAGCCCAATTAAACTCCATATGCCAGTTTGTCCGCAGTAGCGAGTTCATCTCTATAACTACCAACTACTGAAGTCTAACCAACTAAACTCGTTGGACATATTTTCCCCCTGCTTGAGAAAAACTTCAATGATATAAATGGTAAGAATCCCCGGTCTTGCGATGCTGATAGGTTCTATTGCACACGTTAAAACTTGTTCTTACAACGACTGCTACAGCACATTCGGTGTTTTGGGTCGCATAAGTTTAATTGTTCAGTGTTTCGATGAGACTTAATTTGATACTTTCTTACGCTCAATTTATAGCAAATGTCTTTGTAGAGAACAAAGAACAGTGATTCTCAATTAAATATtccatattttattagaattggACAAGAGTGAAAGTTACCAGTTAGtcgatattggcggttccggCAAATCAACAGCTTCTTGGGAATACAAGGACGTgtgctcaattttattttcaactggTGATCCAAATAGAAGtacttttttgaaaagtatctttttgacagatcatgcatttttgttcaatattgtatCTAGCGTGGAaaaacttacgcctgaacaaagtttacaaatcattcaactttattacgagtTCAAgttctgtaaataatgtgtttcgcgGGCTTCGCTCAAATTTTTCGTCAACATAAtcagcctactgagcgtactattcgcaacaccattacccatcttgagacccagaatTGACTAttaccgaatagaccacgtccagcacgcagtgagtaaaatatagcagtcgtagctgaTAGTGCATacgaagatcgtggagagtAGATTCGGCGTGGATTCGCAGCATCTCGGACTAACTGGcgcacaaaatacagcttgtgcaagagctCAAGCCACTCGATCTTCCCAAGTGATATCGcctcgctctatgggctcttgaaaagttccaagaaattgaagctcgtgatctcggcgacatttggtttcaacaagtcggcgccactttccacatttcgcatcaatcaatggacttattgagagaacacttcggtgtgcagataatttcacgtttgagGCCGGTCAATTtaccaccaagatcgtgcgatatTAATCCGTAATCAAaccttttttctgtggggatatctAAAGTTCAAGATCTTTGCGTACAATGCCGCTCCgactcaggccttggagcaaaacataacGCGTGTCATTTGCCACTTATCAGTCGAAAcgctcgaacaagtcatcgaaaattggactaaacggatgaaccatctgagacgtagccgcggcctaCATTTAAAAtaggtaatcttcaaaaaataaatgccagagAATGTTCCTTCAAATGACAATAAATATCCcccataaaatttgaagtttctgtgtttttttctttaaaaaaataggaaacTGGACTGGGGCTACATCGACTTAGATTGTCATGGCACCGTCCCTGGTGCCCAAATTGATTATATTCCTGCGGATTTGGCGAAAAGAGAGAGCATCACAGCAGCCTTTAAATCAGCTGTGGAGAAAATGGGTCACTTTGACGTTCTGCTCAATGTAAAATGTATGGTAAATGTATGGATAGTGAACTTGACCAAACAATCCAAATTaactttgtaaaatatgctgttataaaattgtttgaagtATTGTGCGggttaaatttgttttcaatttcccCTTTCTAGTTGGGGTTAATACATAGCACCTTAACTGCGCTGCCTTACAAGGATAAATCCTGTGGTGGACGTGGTGGTACTATTTTAAATGTCTCATCCACCAGTGGCTTGGAGATAACTACTTTACTTTGTTACAGCTTTCACCCGTTGCATGGGGGtttgtattgaaattgaattatGATTGAACCCTCtcgcggttccaacaaatgagcaaacGACTTTTTTCTTGTCTCTTCGAGTTTCAAAATGAAGTTTATAAATTcaaatacctacatatgtggGAGATGTGGATGGGTCGAAGCTAGGTGGGCAGGTAGGAGAGGGAGTTTTTTGTAGGGAGCTCTCCGTATCTTAGGTTATAGGATAACTGTATTATTTTTCAGGCGAAAGGGGCAGAAAGTAGTGGTAAATGTACGGCTTTGAAGTTCAGCCCTTTTCAGGGAAGTGAGTATTCACTCCgatagcagagcggcaatactcGCTAACTCAAAACTAATCGAGTAGTGTCTATTCTCACTAAAAGTAGGATCAATCTACATCATCATCAGTGTCGTTTTGGCGCCTGGTTACAGGCAACTGCGACGACGTTGAGCCAGCCAGAAGGGCACCGCTGCCCCGCTCACAACGGCATGAGGCTAAGTTCTATTTCCATTGGCATTTAGCATTATAGCATTGGAGCAATAGTCCCCGTGTGCGCTTAGCAGGCATTGATCAACGATCCTTAGCGACTCTGAGTTCTTTCTAGAAGAAATCTTGCCATGAACAAAATTCATTTTGCCACAATTGTAGGAGTTCttactggacactgtccaataaGCATTCATGCGGTCAAGTTTAAAATCTTCTCGGACATTAGTTGTCAAAGTTGAATGGCGGAAATTGATTGAATTGGCCAACAATTGCAAGACTAATGCGGAAACATCTTTGTAACTTTATCTTCGGGAACCACAAGACAAAACCAAAACTAATATTAGctgtctcaacaaatttgtggcaGATCCAAAGCGCTTTGTCAATCTGTAAGTGTCGTATGATCCAGTATTTAGACGTTTATAGATATCACAACAGACCGGCGTTTTAAACTGTCCAA
This window harbors:
- the LOC126761575 gene encoding uncharacterized protein LOC126761575; the protein is MRLMLALIWVSLTTASTIHYTPNEILLAKLESATLDKKDTAPANTQYHEQDSNGFYSYGYSADQSAKAEYLSLDGSSRGFYSYVDADGKLQTVKYEAGRNQGFKAAATNLPKAPKNPNRFAPLPVRDTPEVQEAKKAHFEAYREAELRAALASQNEAVQLGELSLDGQQKSERPQQEVANILESTRSKILAILSESANADNNNNLNVEATAEIGVGGTAQDQEEDTENTDGDDDNGLITLDNVQSTQDDSEGSEDERNGSSGDNIAIENGDGENEAGELSNADRQMTTYKLSDLLSPIEQLNSRALYTFESDGQGLTQLQEKSDLALRQPKLTTIETVRVPVHSYYTVLAPTTKYTVITPTTHQLVPREEALKRGQSLPISLSSSFLSHRLRSK